In one Sphingobacterium daejeonense genomic region, the following are encoded:
- a CDS encoding DUF1501 domain-containing protein, whose amino-acid sequence MEQAYRLLKSPEAKAFDIKQEPKESYDIYNTGKFGLGCLMAKRLVEQGARFISVTSEYEPFMGWDTHENGHTRAKDMKKLIDAPIAQLIKDLDKSGHLDRTLVIVASEFSRDMVMEGRPGAEVLHQVDQPDIIHDIKNYGMHRHFTDGSSILMFGGGIKKGFVYGKTADERPCKTIEKPIKIERIHQSIYHALGIDPQKHAVVEGRPFYTTPDGVHKAEMEFFL is encoded by the coding sequence ATGGAGCAAGCCTACAGATTGTTGAAATCTCCAGAAGCTAAAGCATTTGATATTAAACAAGAACCTAAAGAAAGTTACGATATATACAACACTGGTAAATTTGGATTAGGCTGTTTAATGGCCAAGAGACTAGTAGAACAAGGAGCAAGGTTTATTAGCGTGACATCCGAATACGAACCATTTATGGGTTGGGATACGCATGAAAATGGGCATACCCGCGCCAAGGATATGAAAAAATTGATTGACGCTCCTATAGCCCAATTGATAAAAGATCTGGACAAAAGTGGTCACTTGGACAGAACGTTGGTGATTGTGGCCAGTGAATTTAGCCGTGATATGGTGATGGAAGGAAGACCAGGTGCAGAAGTATTGCATCAAGTAGATCAGCCTGATATTATTCATGATATCAAGAACTATGGAATGCATCGCCATTTTACAGATGGCAGTTCTATCCTGATGTTTGGGGGCGGAATTAAAAAAGGATTTGTCTATGGGAAAACCGCAGACGAGAGACCATGTAAGACCATAGAAAAGCCAATAAAAATAGAAAGGATTCATCAGTCTATTTACCATGCGCTAGGTATTGACCCACAAAAACATGCTGTAGTTGAAGGAAGACCATTTTATACCACACCGGATGGAGTGCACAAAGCAGAGATGGAATTTTTTCTATAA
- a CDS encoding DUF1553 domain-containing protein, whose translation MSPWLYQSLQNNKPYNEFAMELIDPSEESKGFIKGIAWRGAVNSSQTTAMQAAQNVSQALLGVNLKCASCHDSFVSDWKLDDAYAFANIFSEEALEINRCDIPTGKMADTRILWPELGEISKNGSVKEKSKELSTLLTKPENGRLYRTLVNRIWAQLMGRGIVAPVDEMDKKPWSQDLLDWLAVNFVEQRYDIRQLLYLITTSKTYQLPSHTIKDPSEINSESFVFKGTLKRKLTAEQFADAVSSVVDPVYTVEALKYNPFENSQAYASASPFVRAALVQNDPFLTALGRPSRENITTSREGQVTLLQAMELTNGTKLNETLVKGFQKMGSEIWKP comes from the coding sequence ATTTCCCCTTGGTTATATCAATCCCTACAAAATAATAAGCCCTATAATGAATTTGCGATGGAGTTGATTGATCCTTCAGAAGAATCTAAAGGATTTATCAAGGGTATCGCTTGGCGCGGAGCAGTTAATAGCAGCCAAACTACGGCGATGCAGGCCGCGCAGAATGTATCCCAAGCGCTGCTAGGCGTAAATTTGAAATGTGCCTCTTGTCATGATAGTTTTGTAAGTGATTGGAAATTGGATGATGCTTATGCTTTTGCCAATATTTTTTCAGAAGAAGCACTTGAAATCAATCGCTGCGATATTCCTACAGGTAAAATGGCGGACACTAGAATTCTGTGGCCCGAACTCGGCGAAATCAGTAAGAATGGTTCCGTAAAAGAAAAGTCAAAGGAATTGTCAACTCTGCTCACAAAACCTGAAAATGGCCGTTTATACCGTACTCTGGTCAATCGGATTTGGGCACAGCTGATGGGTAGAGGGATAGTGGCCCCCGTTGATGAAATGGACAAAAAACCATGGAGCCAAGATTTATTGGATTGGTTAGCCGTAAATTTTGTAGAACAACGGTACGATATCAGACAACTATTGTATCTGATTACTACCTCTAAAACCTATCAATTACCATCTCATACAATTAAAGATCCAAGCGAAATAAATTCAGAATCATTTGTATTCAAAGGGACATTAAAGAGAAAATTGACAGCAGAACAATTTGCTGATGCCGTTAGTTCAGTAGTAGACCCGGTTTATACGGTAGAAGCGTTAAAATATAATCCATTTGAAAATTCACAGGCTTATGCTTCAGCGTCTCCTTTCGTAAGGGCAGCGTTGGTTCAGAACGATCCATTTCTAACAGCCTTAGGTAGACCGAGCCGTGAAAATATCACCACTTCCCGCGAAGGGCAAGTGACGTTGTTGCAAGCTATGGAATTAACAAATGGAACTAAGCTCAATGAAACATTGGTCAAAGGGTTCCAAAAAATGGGTAGCGAAATATGGAAACCCTGA
- a CDS encoding cysteine synthase family protein, with protein MVRDFIGNTPLRRDEYLSMRYNTNILIKEEFHNPGKSSKDRAAWFMVEDAIKTNKIAPGGTFVEASSGNTGISIALIAKKLGYKAKIFVSASCSDEKIDLLKSYGAEIQQCDNSNGLHVFNSTQYLAQNYSSNTENTYFTNQYYNSNNIKAHYKTTGPEIWTQTNGEVTHVLVGVGTGGSISGIGRYLKEQNPKVKIFGIEPKDSVYSLYMQNIPIPDEEAKFDSIEGIGRTFIREHLTKMPWMKFFR; from the coding sequence TTGGTAAGAGATTTTATTGGTAATACACCATTGCGTAGGGATGAATATTTATCCATGCGATACAACACAAATATTTTAATCAAAGAGGAGTTTCATAATCCCGGTAAGTCCTCCAAAGATAGGGCAGCTTGGTTTATGGTTGAGGATGCAATAAAGACCAATAAAATTGCGCCGGGAGGTACTTTTGTAGAAGCTAGTAGTGGAAATACAGGTATTAGTATCGCTTTGATAGCCAAAAAGCTTGGTTATAAAGCTAAGATTTTTGTCTCGGCGAGTTGTTCTGACGAAAAAATTGATCTTTTAAAGTCATATGGCGCAGAAATTCAACAATGCGATAATTCCAATGGTTTACATGTATTTAATTCTACACAGTACCTAGCACAAAATTATAGCTCAAATACAGAAAATACTTACTTTACAAATCAATATTACAACTCTAACAACATCAAGGCACATTATAAAACTACAGGTCCGGAAATCTGGACACAAACTAACGGTGAGGTTACCCATGTTTTGGTTGGAGTAGGTACAGGTGGTTCGATTTCAGGAATAGGTCGCTATTTGAAAGAACAGAATCCGAAGGTCAAGATTTTTGGGATTGAACCGAAAGATTCAGTATATAGTTTATACATGCAAAATATTCCCATTCCGGATGAAGAGGCAAAGTTTGATTCGATTGAAGGTATAGGAAGAACTTTTATCCGGGAGCATTTGACAAAAATGCCGTGGATGAAATTTTTCAGATAG
- a CDS encoding DUF1549 domain-containing protein: MHFGTTKPDLPAATNGLENPIDRLVNAYFVKNKIEWQEVVDDRTFLRRIYFDLIGLPPSEQDYLNLKLMPAQIKG; encoded by the coding sequence TTGCACTTTGGCACCACGAAACCCGATTTACCTGCAGCAACTAATGGTCTGGAGAACCCAATAGATAGATTAGTCAATGCTTATTTTGTAAAAAATAAGATCGAATGGCAGGAAGTTGTCGATGATCGGACTTTTCTACGAAGAATCTATTTTGATTTAATTGGATTACCACCTTCCGAACAGGATTACTTAAATTTGAAGCTGATGCCAGCGCAGATAAAGGGCTAA
- a CDS encoding SPFH domain-containing protein encodes MEKIIKPTSGYLALVFLLLSILGIVFSFIQIAATDNIAYIALVAVLFVVFIVIIKGLIIVNPNHSRVLNLFGNYVGTIKANGLFFINPFYTAQKISLRSENLQGQTLKVNDKLGNPIEIAAVIVWKIGDTYKAAYDVQSYMDYVRVQSEAAVRHLAVSFCI; translated from the coding sequence ATGGAAAAGATTATTAAACCAACCTCGGGCTATTTAGCACTTGTGTTTTTGTTGCTCAGCATCTTAGGCATCGTATTTTCGTTTATTCAGATAGCTGCTACTGATAATATAGCTTATATAGCACTCGTTGCGGTTTTGTTTGTTGTATTTATTGTGATTATAAAGGGTTTGATCATTGTAAATCCAAATCATTCGAGAGTTTTGAATCTATTTGGAAACTACGTAGGAACAATAAAAGCGAATGGATTATTTTTTATCAATCCATTTTATACAGCTCAAAAAATCAGTCTAAGGTCAGAAAATTTACAGGGTCAAACTTTGAAGGTCAATGACAAACTAGGAAATCCGATTGAGATTGCCGCAGTAATCGTTTGGAAGATTGGAGATACGTATAAAGCTGCTTATGATGTACAGAGTTATATGGACTATGTCCGAGTTCAGAGCGAGGCCGCAGTAAGGCATTTAGCAGTAAGTTTTTGCATATGA
- a CDS encoding Arc family DNA binding domain-containing protein codes for MIRIDEETFKLLESWAQDEFRSVNGQIEFLIHQGLQKSGRMKKNKNNNDKGSVDKD; via the coding sequence GTGATCAGGATTGATGAAGAAACCTTTAAACTATTGGAAAGTTGGGCTCAGGATGAATTCAGGAGTGTGAATGGACAGATAGAATTTCTGATACACCAAGGCTTGCAGAAATCCGGTCGAATGAAAAAGAATAAAAATAATAATGACAAAGGATCAGTCGATAAAGACTGA
- the panD gene encoding aspartate 1-decarboxylase produces MELKILKAKIHTVKVTEANVEYNGSITIDADLLDAAGIVKYEQVYINNAVSGSRIMTYVLPGKRGSGEVCMNGGAALHAKVGDTVHILSFVNLTPEEAETYQPTLVFTEGNNQIKSVEKYDY; encoded by the coding sequence ATGGAATTAAAAATTTTAAAAGCCAAGATTCATACGGTTAAAGTGACAGAAGCGAATGTAGAATACAATGGGTCAATTACGATTGACGCTGATTTATTGGATGCTGCAGGTATTGTGAAATATGAACAGGTTTATATTAATAATGCGGTTAGCGGAAGTCGTATCATGACTTATGTATTGCCAGGAAAACGTGGAAGTGGTGAAGTGTGTATGAATGGTGGAGCTGCATTGCACGCAAAAGTAGGAGATACCGTTCACATCCTTTCTTTTGTAAACTTAACTCCTGAGGAAGCTGAAACATACCAACCTACTTTGGTATTTACTGAAGGAAACAACCAGATTAAATCGGTTGAGAAGTATGATTACTAG
- a CDS encoding DUF1501 domain-containing protein, which translates to MKSNYNRRDFLRTAGVGTLAALAAGAPMSSFLSSCSGKIQSSADTVILLWMAGGMAHTETFDPKKYTPFEKGLDSNKVLSTFKSIPTVLDGINFSEGLESIASVMDKGTLIRSYVSGDLGHILHSRHQYHWHTCYEPPQTVLAPHIGSWIAQELGPKNPVIPAFINIGQRMTVGEAEELKAFHTAGFLGSEFGPFMIPDPTSGLDAVKPPAGMSFSRFERRNQLYAELLDKMPLATLEVITKRNPSNAPWSKPTDC; encoded by the coding sequence ATGAAAAGTAATTATAATCGTAGAGACTTCTTAAGAACAGCAGGAGTAGGGACTTTGGCAGCATTGGCAGCAGGTGCCCCTATGTCTAGTTTTTTATCATCCTGTTCTGGTAAGATCCAATCAAGTGCTGATACTGTCATATTACTTTGGATGGCAGGAGGGATGGCACATACTGAAACTTTTGATCCCAAGAAATATACGCCATTTGAAAAAGGGTTAGATTCAAATAAAGTTTTGAGTACTTTCAAATCTATTCCAACAGTTTTGGATGGCATCAATTTTTCAGAGGGCTTAGAATCCATTGCTTCAGTGATGGATAAAGGTACTTTAATCCGTTCTTATGTATCTGGTGATTTAGGGCATATACTTCACTCTAGGCATCAATATCATTGGCATACCTGCTATGAGCCACCACAGACTGTATTAGCTCCTCATATTGGATCATGGATTGCCCAGGAGCTTGGGCCTAAAAATCCTGTGATACCTGCTTTTATCAATATTGGTCAACGGATGACTGTCGGTGAAGCTGAAGAGCTTAAAGCATTTCATACAGCGGGATTTTTGGGCAGCGAGTTTGGTCCGTTTATGATTCCTGATCCTACATCCGGCCTCGATGCCGTAAAACCACCCGCAGGCATGTCCTTTAGCAGATTCGAAAGAAGAAATCAGTTATATGCTGAATTGCTGGATAAAATGCCATTGGCGACCTTGGAAGTGATTACCAAAAGGAATCCTTCAAACGCTCCATGGAGCAAGCCTACAGATTGTTGA
- a CDS encoding DUF6695 family protein — MHQYNDLAIPIAWPDQTARGDELWMAALKKLGVVKNLNFKVGHAAIVLIERKTGHLRYFDFGRYITPRGFGRARSSQFDPRLELTTVAEFSDSGELMNFEEILLELEAKESATHGGGRLLCSISKDISFQKGVAFAESLVDKGPILYGALAPNNNSCSRYVAQILVNSLDKKDPRINKILYPECLKASPTSNVVNAIEHDELYCFKDSKLETWNMGRWDSLKFQIELLHPNFIRSKSMDLPDDLILGFMEEPERPVHLPHEAQWLGGLGEGCWFYLGNLANEVEITRFNHKGGSGLHCIGKYGR, encoded by the coding sequence ATGCATCAATATAATGATTTAGCGATTCCCATTGCTTGGCCAGATCAGACAGCAAGAGGAGATGAACTATGGATGGCCGCATTAAAGAAATTAGGAGTGGTAAAAAACCTTAATTTCAAGGTTGGTCATGCTGCTATTGTCCTTATTGAACGAAAAACTGGACATTTAAGATACTTTGATTTTGGAAGATACATTACGCCTCGCGGATTTGGCAGAGCTCGATCGAGTCAGTTTGATCCGCGGCTAGAATTGACTACTGTGGCAGAATTCTCAGATTCTGGAGAATTGATGAATTTCGAAGAGATTTTATTGGAACTAGAAGCTAAAGAATCTGCTACGCATGGTGGCGGAAGGTTATTGTGCTCCATCTCTAAAGATATTTCATTCCAAAAAGGAGTGGCTTTTGCTGAAAGCCTGGTGGATAAAGGTCCCATTTTGTATGGAGCCTTAGCTCCCAATAATAATAGCTGTTCAAGATATGTGGCCCAGATTTTGGTCAATTCTCTAGATAAAAAAGATCCAAGGATCAATAAGATTCTATATCCTGAATGTTTAAAGGCTAGCCCAACAAGTAATGTGGTCAATGCAATTGAGCATGATGAGTTATATTGTTTTAAAGATTCTAAGTTGGAAACCTGGAATATGGGACGCTGGGATTCTCTGAAATTTCAAATAGAACTCTTACATCCCAACTTTATTCGATCAAAATCAATGGATCTACCTGATGATTTGATTTTAGGATTTATGGAAGAGCCTGAACGCCCGGTACACCTGCCTCATGAGGCGCAATGGTTAGGTGGATTAGGAGAGGGCTGTTGGTTCTATCTTGGTAATTTAGCAAACGAAGTTGAAATTACGCGATTTAACCATAAGGGGGGAAGTGGACTACACTGTATTGGCAAATACGGAAGATAA